In Anoplopoma fimbria isolate UVic2021 breed Golden Eagle Sablefish chromosome 12, Afim_UVic_2022, whole genome shotgun sequence, one DNA window encodes the following:
- the LOC129099835 gene encoding TRAF3-interacting JNK-activating modulator isoform X1 — MDALNVSRIQLSPVKNFEQVVDIRAVKREHLRGRNNVTSCRSPTREIDTRLIKNELKEKRQLEFLRRRSVSPEPCGLDTTNYYSRRKPSPKTFSMKQYSSFSKSETMHTNVQNTPTANGRHTVRILTPNSSLTEGPSTSNWASLWTEQVTLMKQDKVHARKQESTSTPAIKESNQHRAKSTDKRENSINAQKTTIKTFIQAEKIHKKFSVQTEKIQRETSVQTESGFVTVKESDLQRLTDYLQEALWREEAVKKKMAALQESTLNLMNSSKKIWTARCSEDLLRNKIKALEAQLQVCLQKFPKDGVKKLVIQMEKQKLVYEEKAMVALQKVTQEKTEALIKAETMQEALITAKAEALRWQSLCEELKLSSGQLKENQHLSDEQLQQLHSQVELSRSREAELREELVSLQQEKKELNYNMSLLEEDNQILREEIQNLRDGSNESQDSMMQGLLTSEEVEPRLTARRDSQVEEQLRHTQEKLQLKESECEELQTELHAMEQECQSSQARLSQCRDELRQLSHRGRRSTRCGSWWKVFMSFLLLLAVAGVAMLWFWHPPFREQVEDLYSDIETRIEDYLMDMASPQHSGCFRPI; from the exons ATGGATGCCCTGAATGTCAGCCGTATACAGCTCTCACCAGTGAAAAACTTTGAACAAGTAGTGGACATCAGAGCAGTGAAACGTGAACACCTGCGAGGACGCAACAACGTGACTTCATGTCGCAGCCCTACGAGAGAGATTGACACAAGACTGATCAAGAATGAATTGAAGGAAAAGAGGCAACTTGAGTTTCTGAGGAGGAGATCAGTGAGCCCAGAGCCATGTGGTTTGGATACTACAAACTATTATTCAAGGAGAAAACCTTCACCGAAGACATTTTCAATGAAACAATACAGTTCATTCAGCAAGTCAGAGACTATGCATACAAATGTCCAAAATACTCCAACCGCTAATGGGAGGCATACAGTGAGGATTTTAACACCAAACAGTAGCCTAACTGAAGGCCCAAGCACCAGCAACTGG GCTTCATTATGGACAGAACAGGTAACACTTATGAAGCAAGATAAAGTACATGCAAGGAAGCAAGAATCTACCTCCACACCAGCAATAAAGGAATCAAACCAGCACCGGGCAAAAAGCACtgataaaagagaaaatagtaTTAATG CTCAAAAGACAACCATCAAAACATTCATCCAAGCAGAAAAGATTCACAAAAAATTCTCCGTCCAAACTGAAAAGATACAGCGAGAGACCAGTGTGCAGACAGA GTCTGGTTTTGTCACTGTCAAGGAGTCA GATCTTCAGAGGTTAACTGACTACTTGCAG GAGGCCCTGTGGAGAGAGGAGGccgtgaagaagaagatggcAGCCCTCCAGGAAAGCACGTTAAACCTCATGAACTCCTCGAAGAAAATATGGACG GCTCGCTGCAGCGAAGACTTGCTGAGAAACAAGATCAAGGCTCTGGAGGCGCAGCTGCAAGTCTGCCTGCAG AAGTTTCCCAAGGATGGAGTGAAGAAACTGGTGATACAGATGGAGAAGCAGAAACTGGTGTATGAGGAGAAGGCCATGGTTGCCCTGCAGAAGGTCACACAGGAGAAAACTGAGGCGCTCATCAAGGCTGAGACAATGCAG GAAGCGCTAATTACAGCAAAGGCAGAGGCATTGAGGTGGCAGAGCCTTTGTGAGGAGCTGAAGCTGAGCTCTGGACAGCTTAAGGAGAACCAACACCTCAGTGATGAACAGCTGCAACAGCTGCACAGCCAAGTGGAG CTGTCCAGATCCAGGGAGGCCGAGCTGAGGGAGGAGTTGGTGTCATTGCAACAAGAGAAGAAGGAGCTAAATTACAACATGAGCCTGCTGGAAGAAGACAATCAGATTTTAAGAGAGGAAATCCAGAACCTCAGAG ATGGCAGCAATGAGAGCCAGGACTCCATGATGCAGGGGCTTCTGACGTCAGAGGAAGTAGAGCCACGACTGACGGCGAGGAGAGACTCTCAGGTGGAGGAGCAGCTCCGTCACACTCAGGAGAAACTCCAACTCAAAGAGAGTGAG tgtgAGGAGCTGCAGACAGAGCTGCATGCCATGGAGCAGGAGTGTCAGTCCAGCCAGGCCCGGCTGTCGCAGTGCAGGGACGAGCTCCGGCAACTCAGCCACCGCGGCAGGAGATCG ACACGGTGTGGCTCCTGGTGGAAAGTGTTTAtgtccttccttcttctccttgctGTGGCGGGGGTTGCCATGTTGTGGTTCTGGCATCCTCCTTTCAGGGAGCAAGTTGAAGACCTGTACTCAGACATAGAAACACGTATTGAGGACTATCTCATGGACATGGCATCTCCTCAACACTCGGGCTGTTTTAGACCGATATGA
- the LOC129099543 gene encoding glutathione S-transferase Mu 4-like, with the protein MTMKLAYWDIRGLAQPARLLLEYTGSKYEDKLYVCGEAPNFDKSCWFDEKNKLGMDFPNLPYLVDGDRKIVQSNAIMRYIARKHNLCGETEDEKVRVDLLENQSMDFRNGFVMLCYTDFDKQKPGYLEKLPEVLKQFSDFLGDRKWFAGDKITFVDFIMYELLDQHRMFHPTCLDDFKNLKDLLDRFEALEKIAAYMKSDRFMKTPVNNKMAKWGNKKE; encoded by the exons ATGACAATGAAACTGGCCTACTGGGACATTCGCGGG CTTGCTCAGCCTGCCCGTCTGCTGCTGGAGTACACTGGCTCTAAGTATGAGGACAAGCTTTACGTCTGTGGTGAAG CTCCCAACTTTGACAAGAGCTGCTggtttgatgaaaaaaataaacttggaATGGACTTTCCAAAT CTGCCCTACTTGGTGGATGGAGACAGGAAGATAGTGCAGAGCAATGCTATCATGAGATACATTGCTCGTAAGCACAATTTGT gtggagagacagaggatgagAAAGTCCGTGTGGACCTCTTGGAGAACCAGTCGATGGACTTCAGAAACGGCTTCGTGATGTTGTGCTACACTGACTTT GACAAGCAGAAGCCAGGGTACCTTGAGAAGCTGCCTGAGGTACTGAAGCAGTTCTCAGATTTCTTAGGGGACAGGAAGTGGTTTGCTGGTGACAAG ATCACTTTTGTAGACTTTATCATGTACGAGCTGTTGGATCAGCACAGGATGTTTCATCCAACGTGCCTGGATGACTTCAAGAACCTCAAAGATCTTTTAGACCGCTTTGAG GCTCTTGAGAAGATTGCTGCCTACATGAAGTCAGACAGATTCATGAAGACTCCTGTCAACAACAAGATGGCCAAGTGGGGAAATAAGAAAGAGTAA
- the LOC129099835 gene encoding coiled-coil domain-containing protein 157 isoform X2: protein MDALNVSRIQLSPVKNFEQVVDIRAVKREHLRGRNNVTSCRSPTREIDTRLIKNELKEKRQLEFLRRRSVSPEPCGLDTTNYYSRRKPSPKTFSMKQYSSFSKSETMHTNVQNTPTANGRHTVRILTPNSSLTEGPSTSNWASLWTEQVTLMKQDKVHARKQESTSTPAIKESNQHRAKSTDKRENSINAQKTTIKTFIQAEKIHKKFSVQTEKIQRETSVQTESGFVTVKESDLQRLTDYLQEALWREEAVKKKMAALQESTLNLMNSSKKIWTARCSEDLLRNKIKALEAQLQVCLQKFPKDGVKKLVIQMEKQKLVYEEKAMVALQKVTQEKTEALIKAETMQEALITAKAEALRWQSLCEELKLSSGQLKENQHLSDEQLQQLHSQVELSRSREAELREELVSLQQEKKELNYNMSLLEEDNQILREEIQNLRDGSNESQDSMMQGLLTSEEVEPRLTARRDSQVEEQLRHTQEKLQLKEM from the exons ATGGATGCCCTGAATGTCAGCCGTATACAGCTCTCACCAGTGAAAAACTTTGAACAAGTAGTGGACATCAGAGCAGTGAAACGTGAACACCTGCGAGGACGCAACAACGTGACTTCATGTCGCAGCCCTACGAGAGAGATTGACACAAGACTGATCAAGAATGAATTGAAGGAAAAGAGGCAACTTGAGTTTCTGAGGAGGAGATCAGTGAGCCCAGAGCCATGTGGTTTGGATACTACAAACTATTATTCAAGGAGAAAACCTTCACCGAAGACATTTTCAATGAAACAATACAGTTCATTCAGCAAGTCAGAGACTATGCATACAAATGTCCAAAATACTCCAACCGCTAATGGGAGGCATACAGTGAGGATTTTAACACCAAACAGTAGCCTAACTGAAGGCCCAAGCACCAGCAACTGG GCTTCATTATGGACAGAACAGGTAACACTTATGAAGCAAGATAAAGTACATGCAAGGAAGCAAGAATCTACCTCCACACCAGCAATAAAGGAATCAAACCAGCACCGGGCAAAAAGCACtgataaaagagaaaatagtaTTAATG CTCAAAAGACAACCATCAAAACATTCATCCAAGCAGAAAAGATTCACAAAAAATTCTCCGTCCAAACTGAAAAGATACAGCGAGAGACCAGTGTGCAGACAGA GTCTGGTTTTGTCACTGTCAAGGAGTCA GATCTTCAGAGGTTAACTGACTACTTGCAG GAGGCCCTGTGGAGAGAGGAGGccgtgaagaagaagatggcAGCCCTCCAGGAAAGCACGTTAAACCTCATGAACTCCTCGAAGAAAATATGGACG GCTCGCTGCAGCGAAGACTTGCTGAGAAACAAGATCAAGGCTCTGGAGGCGCAGCTGCAAGTCTGCCTGCAG AAGTTTCCCAAGGATGGAGTGAAGAAACTGGTGATACAGATGGAGAAGCAGAAACTGGTGTATGAGGAGAAGGCCATGGTTGCCCTGCAGAAGGTCACACAGGAGAAAACTGAGGCGCTCATCAAGGCTGAGACAATGCAG GAAGCGCTAATTACAGCAAAGGCAGAGGCATTGAGGTGGCAGAGCCTTTGTGAGGAGCTGAAGCTGAGCTCTGGACAGCTTAAGGAGAACCAACACCTCAGTGATGAACAGCTGCAACAGCTGCACAGCCAAGTGGAG CTGTCCAGATCCAGGGAGGCCGAGCTGAGGGAGGAGTTGGTGTCATTGCAACAAGAGAAGAAGGAGCTAAATTACAACATGAGCCTGCTGGAAGAAGACAATCAGATTTTAAGAGAGGAAATCCAGAACCTCAGAG ATGGCAGCAATGAGAGCCAGGACTCCATGATGCAGGGGCTTCTGACGTCAGAGGAAGTAGAGCCACGACTGACGGCGAGGAGAGACTCTCAGGTGGAGGAGCAGCTCCGTCACACTCAGGAGAAACTCCAACTCAAAGAGA tgtgA
- the eps8l3b gene encoding epidermal growth factor receptor kinase substrate 8-like protein 3b, whose protein sequence is MFGNSGPFSYAPRGFSPEDLPQQRRAFQQDDLKGAPLQTNNMSRPSGKSIYMQRKEYSETLNKHPDNFNVRVEHLFTCELDGQEVKNVDDCLAKLKRLDAKGRLWPQEMIMEVQRGYLVLSDIETKAELESLPLSSILKTKAVLDSCAYNSLLIVTVQERNKRIPQVFMFQCEETGAGLVKSDLDKVVQKGGEVVEPRRDQSDIRTDLENIIGQQMPGNFRQAGPHSVQQERTPPPPDHPPLQWRNREPGNMLPPRFDAPQEATMYSPDLHELQSRPEVAVQTDTERNRDILNHVINDLEIFMGKVSAAENTPSLPQEDKKKKKAFKKKKSKKTAPTPSLPPWEEYIYYLQKVKYGFNLLGQLDGTLTSPTAPDYVHIFFTSLGSILPQYPADLPPTVLSPLLTEAALRLLSKVVDPEEDSLWRSLGDSWNLPRSRWPDDDVPLYIPEFYDGWQPPAPSRVPSPSRVPSLSRMPSPLPFQNGPMSRSSSQRFSGGPREPPLYMRVIYDFVARNNQELSLMKGDVVQVVQKSKQWWLVRNARNEEGHVPQNVLETMNSDGPMEDLPRDTRSPVTLDMASTPADVKAWLEYKGFSKITATSLGVLNGTLLLGMTKDEIRTVCPEEGGKVFFQLQAIKSAIALASEPSGLYNGRY, encoded by the exons ATGTTTGGAAACAGCGGACCGTTCTCGTATGCCCCGAG GGGTTTCTCACCGGAGGACCTCCCTCAGCAGAGGCGAGCTTTCCAACAAGATGACCTCAAGGGTGCTCCactgcagacaaacaacatGTCCAGACCGAGTGGAAAATCTATATACA TGCAGAGAAAGGAGTACTCCGAGACGCTGAACAAACATCCTGACAACTTTAACGTCAGAGTGGAG CACCTGTTCACCTGTGAGCTGGACGGCCAGGAGGTGAAGAACGTGGACGACTGTTTGGCCAAGCTCAAGAGGCTGGATGCCAAAGGTCGTCTGTGGCCTCAGGAGATGATCATGGAGGTTCAGAGGGGATATCTAGTGCTCAGTGACATTGAAACCAAG GCAGAGCTGGAGTCACTGCCTTTGAGCTCCATCTTGAAAACCAAAGCTGTGCTGGATAGCTGCGCCTACAACTCTCTGCTGATAGTGACTGTTCAAGAACGCAACAAACGCATCCCCCAGGTCTTCATGTTCCAGTGTGAGGAGACTGGG GCGGGGCTCGTCAAGAGTGATCTGGATAAGGTGGTCCAAAAAGGAGGTGAGGTTGTGGAACCACGCAGAGACCAGTCTGACATCAG GACTGATCTTGAAAATATAATCGGGCAACAAATGCCAGGAAATTTCCGGCAAGCTGGGCCTCATTCTGTGCAGCAAGAGAGGACCCCACCACCACCGGACCACCCGCCCCTTCAATGGAGGAACAGAGAACCAG GAAATATGCTGCCTCCACGTTTTGACGCACCACAAGAGGCAACAATGTACAGTCCTGATCTTCATGAATTACAGAGCAGACCAGAGGTCGCTGTGCAAAcggacacagagaggaacaga GACATTTTAAACCACGTTATAAATGATTTGGAGATCTTCATGGGCAAAGTGTCCGCTGCAGAAAATACCCCCTCTTTACCTcaagaggacaagaagaaaaaaaaagcatttaagaaaaaaaaatctaagaaaaCTG CACCCACTCCCAGTCTGCCACCCTGGGAGGAATATATCTACTATCTGCAGAAAGTCAAGTATGGATTCAATCTGCTG GGCCAGCTGGACGGGACACTAACCAGCCCTACTGCTCCTGACTATGTCCACATCTTCTTCACTAGTTTAGGCTCG ATACTGCCTCAGTATCCTGCAGACCTTCCTCCCACTGTTCTCTCACCGCTGCTGACGGAGGCGGCCCTGCGGCTGCTGAGTAAGGTCGTCGACCCAGAGGAAGACAGCCTGTGGAGGTCTCTTGGAGACAGCTGGAACCTCCCCAG ATCTAGATGGCCAGACGATGATGTCCCACTTTACATCCCAGAGTTCTACGATGGCTGGCAGCCGCCCGCCCCCTCACGTGTGCCGTCCCCCTCACGTGTGCCGTCCCTCTCACGCATGCCGTCCCCACTCCCGTTTCAGAACGGTCCAATGAGCCGGAGCAGCAGCCAGCGCTTCTCAGGAGGCCCCCGTGAGCCACCCCTGTACATGCGAGTCATTTACGACTTCGTGGCCAGGAACAACCAAGAGTTGAGCCTTATGAAGGGTGATGTTGTTCAG GTGGTTCAGAAATCCAAGCAATGGTGGCTTGTTCGCAATGCCCGCAACGAAGAAGGCCACGTTCCTCAGAATGTTCTGGAGACCATGAACAGCGACGGGCCCATGGAAGATCTACCG CGGGACACTCGCAGTCCTGTTACTCTGGACATGGCCTCCACACCTGCAGACGTCAAAGCCTGGTTGGAGTACAAAGGTTTCTCCAAAAT CACTGCAACCAGCCTCGGGGTGCTGAATGGTACACTGCTTCTGGGGATGACCAAGGATGAGATTAGGACAGTTTGTCCCGAGGAAGGAGGCAAAGTCTTCTTCCAGCTGCAGGCCATTAAATCAGCCATTGCG CTCGCCAGTGAACCATCAGGCCTGTACAACGGACGCTACTAA
- the atp5pb gene encoding ATP synthase F(0) complex subunit B1, mitochondrial, with translation MLSRLVIVSASALKSSGPLGAGLVQASRSLHTSSQSLAPVPPLPEKGGKVRHGIFPEEIFQLLYPKTGVTGPYMLGTGLLFYILSKEIYVVNHETFVAASIGGVIIYAIKKFGPSVAAFADKLNEEKVAKAQEVKDVAMASLAQAIEDEKKEQWRAEGRSMLFDAKRNNVAMLLETNYRERLHMVNNEVKRRLDYQVALQNLHVRMEQEHMVNWVRKSVVSSITPQQEKESIAKCITDLKALAKATQSRAMA, from the exons ATGCTGTCCAGGCTGGTTATCGTGTCAG CCAGTGCCCTGAAAAGCAGCGGCCCCCTTGGAGCTGG TCTGGTGCAGGCGTCTCGCTCCCTGCACACATCGTCCCAGAGTCTGGCCCCAGTGCCCCCTCTGCCAGAGAAAGGAGGCAAAGTTCGCCATGGCATCTTCCCTGAAGAGATTTTCCAGCTCCTGTACCCCAAAACTGGAGTCACAG GACCTTACATGCTGGGCACTGGCCTCCTCTTCTACATTCTTTCCAAGGAAATCTACGTTGTCAACCATGAGACCTTTGTTGCTGCTTCCATCGGCGGCGTCATCATCTATGCTATCAAGAAATTTGGCCCAAGTGTGGCAGCTTTTGCTGACAAACTGAACGAG gaaaAAGTGGCTAAGGCTCAAGAGGTGAAGGATGTGGCCATGGCCAGCCTGGCTCAGGCTATTGAGGATGAGAAGAAGGAACAGTGGAGAGCTGAGGGAAGATCAATGCTCTTCGACGCTAAGAGG aACAATGTGGCCATGCTGTTGGAGACCAACTACAGAGAGAGGCTACACATGGTGAACAACGAGGTGAAGAGGCGCTTGGACTACCAAGTTGCACTGCAGAATCTCCACGTGCGGATGGAGCAGGAGCACATGGTCAACTGGGTGAGGAAGAGTGTCGTCAGCAGCATCACTCCTCAGCAG gagAAAGAGAGCATCGCCAAGTGCATCACAGACCTGAAGGCTCTGGCCAAGGCCACTCAAAGCAGAGCTATGGCCTAA